From the genome of Halomonas sp. MCCC 1A13316, one region includes:
- a CDS encoding acyl-CoA thioesterase has protein sequence MDEHALPGQHELIMTVLMTPDMANFSGKVHGGAILKKLDEVAYACASRYSGHYVVTLSVDQVLFKQPIHVGELVTFLACVNHVGRSSMEIGIKVVAEDIQRKLIRHTNSCYLTMVAVDADGKPARVPPLALKTSLQKLRFDKAALRKKLRKQAEEAERRTQAEHGQSAK, from the coding sequence ATGGACGAACATGCCCTGCCCGGCCAGCACGAATTGATCATGACCGTGCTGATGACCCCCGACATGGCCAACTTCAGCGGCAAGGTGCACGGCGGCGCCATCCTCAAGAAGCTCGACGAGGTGGCCTATGCCTGCGCCAGCCGCTACTCAGGCCACTACGTCGTGACCCTTTCCGTCGACCAGGTGTTGTTCAAGCAGCCGATTCACGTCGGCGAGCTGGTCACCTTCCTGGCCTGCGTCAATCACGTGGGACGTTCCTCGATGGAGATCGGCATTAAGGTGGTGGCCGAAGACATCCAGCGCAAGTTGATCCGCCATACCAACAGCTGCTACCTGACCATGGTGGCGGTGGATGCGGACGGCAAGCCCGCTCGGGTACCGCCGCTGGCGCTGAAGACATCACTGCAAAAACTGCGTTTCGACAAGGCGGCACTGCGCAAGAAGTTGCGCAAACAGGCCGAAGAGGCCGAGCGTCGTACCCAGGCAGAGCATGGGCAGAGTGCGAAATAG
- a CDS encoding I78 family peptidase inhibitor has product MSNARNVSPDPAPKPPRVSEGGEDVCGALHVQDRVGRRYDEALGESIRRESGAATLRVIRPGHSYTMEYRGDRINVHIDDSDTVTDIGCG; this is encoded by the coding sequence ATGTCGAATGCCCGCAACGTCTCGCCTGATCCCGCCCCCAAGCCTCCTCGGGTCAGCGAGGGAGGAGAGGACGTCTGCGGTGCGCTGCATGTTCAGGATCGCGTTGGTCGACGCTACGACGAGGCGCTGGGCGAATCGATCCGTCGAGAGAGCGGTGCCGCCACGCTGCGGGTCATACGTCCGGGGCATTCCTACACCATGGAATACCGGGGTGACAGGATCAACGTCCATATCGACGACAGCGATACCGTCACCGACATCGGTTGCGGTTGA
- a CDS encoding entericidin A/B family lipoprotein, producing the protein MKRAIALSFALLMAAGALAGCNTMEGAGEDIERGGQEIEEAAE; encoded by the coding sequence ATGAAGAGAGCAATTGCCCTGAGTTTCGCCCTGCTGATGGCCGCCGGTGCCCTGGCGGGTTGCAACACCATGGAAGGCGCCGGTGAGGACATCGAGCGTGGTGGCCAGGAAATAGAGGAAGCGGCCGAGTAA
- a CDS encoding entericidin A/B family lipoprotein, whose protein sequence is MKRTVATLLAALMALALLSGCNTMRGMGEDIEQGGEAIQRESSS, encoded by the coding sequence ATGAAGCGAACCGTAGCGACGTTGTTGGCGGCGCTTATGGCGCTGGCGCTGCTGAGTGGTTGCAATACCATGCGCGGCATGGGTGAGGACATCGAACAGGGCGGCGAGGCGATCCAGCGGGAGTCGTCGTCGTAA
- a CDS encoding HIT domain-containing protein: MSSVELDERLVRDSYPVAELPLCQLRLMDDTRFPWLILIPRRAGVSEVFDLGEADRQQLWREASEVGHMLQALTQADKINVANLGNVVAQLHVHIVARLRGDDAWPGPVWGQGQPQPYDLDGLASMRDHLLARLDGLKQRL; this comes from the coding sequence ATGTCGTCAGTAGAGTTGGATGAACGCCTGGTCAGGGACAGCTACCCAGTCGCGGAGCTGCCGCTGTGCCAGCTGCGCCTGATGGACGATACCCGCTTTCCCTGGCTGATCCTGATTCCTCGGCGCGCCGGGGTCAGCGAAGTGTTCGACCTGGGCGAGGCGGACCGACAGCAGTTGTGGCGCGAGGCCAGCGAGGTGGGGCACATGCTCCAGGCCCTGACCCAGGCTGACAAGATCAACGTCGCCAACCTGGGCAATGTGGTGGCCCAGCTGCATGTTCACATCGTCGCCCGCCTGCGTGGCGATGACGCCTGGCCGGGGCCCGTATGGGGACAGGGTCAGCCGCAGCCCTACGACCTGGATGGTCTGGCCAGCATGCGCGACCACCTTCTGGCGCGACTGGATGGACTCAAGCAGCGGCTGTGA
- a CDS encoding nickel/cobalt transporter — translation MARMIAGTPVRAWWVGLGLLALAALALLFFGLGGLQGLSLQLVAWQRDFHRALTMAITEFSGTPSPGAWATLLGISFGYGVFHAAGPGHGKAVLTTYLISQGGAVRRALGLSFAASLLQGLVAIGLVVVLVHGLGWVTRQAMGSVAWVEQASFLMVTLLGGWLCLRAIRQLRRPAGATAQGTHHHHAHDHGHDHACCGGQHHVDPHQAADWRTALATVVAIGIRPCSGGVLLLGAATLLGQFSAGVAAVMVMALGTALTVSGLALASVMARGWAERQLEKQNGMQRLGRLLTWAGLGGGLAIMTLGISLSITGATQPTSGPLLGEPPARTGPVEPAAPSSGHPLGG, via the coding sequence ATGGCCAGGATGATCGCAGGAACCCCTGTCAGGGCTTGGTGGGTCGGGCTGGGGCTGCTGGCCCTCGCCGCGCTGGCGCTGCTCTTCTTCGGCCTGGGCGGGCTGCAGGGCTTGAGCCTGCAACTGGTGGCCTGGCAGCGCGACTTTCATCGTGCCCTGACCATGGCTATCACCGAATTTTCCGGAACGCCCTCGCCGGGCGCCTGGGCAACCCTGTTGGGCATCAGCTTCGGTTATGGCGTGTTTCATGCCGCCGGCCCCGGGCATGGCAAGGCGGTGCTGACGACGTATCTGATTTCGCAAGGCGGTGCGGTGCGTCGGGCCTTGGGGCTCTCTTTCGCCGCCTCGCTGCTGCAGGGGCTGGTGGCCATCGGTCTGGTTGTGGTGCTGGTGCATGGCCTGGGCTGGGTCACACGCCAGGCGATGGGGAGCGTCGCCTGGGTCGAGCAGGCCAGCTTCCTGATGGTGACGCTGCTGGGCGGCTGGCTATGTCTGAGGGCGATTCGTCAACTGCGACGCCCGGCCGGGGCGACCGCGCAGGGTACTCACCACCACCATGCCCATGACCATGGGCACGATCATGCCTGCTGTGGTGGCCAACACCACGTCGACCCGCATCAGGCTGCCGACTGGCGTACCGCACTGGCCACGGTAGTCGCTATCGGTATTCGCCCCTGCAGCGGCGGCGTGTTGCTGCTGGGCGCGGCCACCCTGCTGGGCCAGTTTTCCGCCGGGGTGGCAGCGGTCATGGTGATGGCGTTGGGTACGGCACTGACCGTCTCCGGCCTGGCACTGGCCAGCGTCATGGCGCGTGGCTGGGCCGAACGACAGTTGGAAAAGCAGAATGGCATGCAGCGGCTGGGGCGCCTGCTGACCTGGGCTGGCCTGGGTGGCGGGCTTGCCATCATGACGCTGGGTATCTCGCTCTCCATCACCGGTGCGACCCAGCCCACATCCGGCCCCCTGCTGGGGGAGCCGCCGGCCCGCACTGGCCCGGTAGAGCCGGCAGCACCGTCCAGCGGCCATCCATTGGGGGGGTGA
- a CDS encoding DUF1007 family protein produces MGLLALLLPALALAHPHGWIDIRVRLVVDEEGRVEALHQAWRMDPFYSLVLIEELSRTEGGLETGLDRLGGEISGNLAPFDFFTEVRVGDDELSLGEVTEYTVMERDGRVEFVFLLPLDEPQPLSEQTLQYQVFDPTYYLEVVHEAEDDTPDEDALTVGGELNCTTRILPADPDPELVAEAAMLDIDEKAEPGMGRHFAETGVVACE; encoded by the coding sequence GTGGGACTACTTGCCCTGCTGTTGCCCGCCCTTGCTTTGGCCCATCCGCATGGCTGGATCGATATTCGCGTGCGCCTGGTCGTCGACGAGGAGGGGCGAGTCGAAGCGCTGCATCAGGCCTGGCGCATGGATCCCTTCTACAGCCTGGTGCTCATCGAGGAGCTGAGCCGAACCGAAGGCGGGCTGGAAACGGGTCTCGATCGACTGGGAGGCGAGATCAGCGGCAACCTGGCGCCGTTCGATTTCTTCACCGAGGTGCGCGTGGGGGATGACGAGCTGAGCCTTGGCGAGGTGACCGAATACACCGTGATGGAGCGCGACGGGCGGGTGGAGTTCGTCTTTCTCCTGCCGCTCGACGAGCCTCAGCCGCTAAGCGAACAGACGCTGCAGTACCAGGTCTTCGATCCGACCTATTACCTGGAGGTCGTTCACGAGGCGGAGGACGACACGCCAGACGAAGATGCGCTGACCGTCGGCGGTGAGCTGAATTGCACCACCCGAATCCTGCCAGCCGACCCCGATCCCGAACTGGTGGCGGAAGCCGCCATGCTCGATATCGATGAAAAAGCCGAGCCCGGCATGGGGCGGCATTTTGCCGAGACCGGAGTCGTGGCATGCGAGTGA
- a CDS encoding Dps family protein, with product MSDTNAIGLHQGSANQLAEKLNILLANYQVFYMNVRGYHWNVKGPQFFELHAKFEEFYTDLLTKVDEVAERILTLGHKPVHAYSDYVSMAQIREDKDVYDGKACVRGVLKGYQTLIELQRDLLSTASDADDEGTAAQAGDYIREQEKTVWMLNAYLG from the coding sequence ATGAGCGACACCAACGCCATCGGCCTGCATCAAGGCAGCGCCAACCAGCTCGCCGAGAAGCTCAACATCCTGCTGGCGAACTATCAGGTCTTCTACATGAACGTGCGCGGCTATCACTGGAACGTGAAGGGTCCGCAGTTCTTCGAGCTGCACGCCAAGTTCGAGGAGTTCTATACCGACCTGTTGACCAAGGTCGACGAAGTGGCCGAGCGCATCCTGACCCTGGGACACAAGCCGGTGCACGCCTACAGCGACTATGTCTCGATGGCCCAGATCCGCGAGGACAAGGATGTGTATGACGGCAAGGCCTGTGTACGCGGCGTACTCAAGGGCTACCAGACCCTGATCGAGCTGCAGCGCGACCTGCTTTCGACCGCCTCGGACGCTGACGACGAGGGAACCGCCGCCCAGGCCGGCGACTATATCCGCGAGCAGGAGAAGACCGTCTGGATGCTCAACGCCTACCTGGGCTGA
- a CDS encoding type 1 glutamine amidotransferase domain-containing protein, producing the protein MSEKLKGKTVAILATDGFEESELSEPKAALEREGATVHVIAPDKDSIRAWAKTDWGPSYDVDRHLDQVNAEDYDALELPGGLFNPDALRQNQQALSFTRRFFEAHKPVGAICHAPWVLINAGVAKGRRMTSYPSVEQDLRNAGAEWVDQEVVVDSGLVTSRKPDDLEAFCSKLVEEIAEGKHSHQHA; encoded by the coding sequence ATGAGCGAGAAGCTGAAAGGCAAGACCGTGGCCATTCTGGCCACCGACGGTTTCGAGGAGTCGGAGCTCAGCGAGCCCAAGGCGGCACTCGAGCGCGAGGGCGCTACGGTGCACGTGATCGCGCCGGACAAGGACAGCATCCGCGCCTGGGCGAAGACCGACTGGGGTCCCTCCTACGACGTCGACCGCCACCTGGATCAGGTCAATGCCGAAGACTACGACGCGCTGGAGCTTCCCGGCGGGCTGTTCAACCCCGATGCCCTGCGCCAGAACCAGCAGGCGCTATCATTCACTCGGCGTTTCTTCGAAGCTCACAAGCCGGTCGGCGCGATTTGCCATGCCCCCTGGGTGTTGATCAATGCCGGTGTCGCCAAGGGCCGCCGCATGACATCCTACCCCTCGGTGGAACAGGACCTGCGCAACGCCGGAGCCGAATGGGTCGACCAGGAAGTCGTGGTCGATAGCGGCCTGGTCACCAGCCGCAAGCCCGACGATCTCGAGGCATTCTGCAGCAAGCTCGTCGAGGAGATCGCCGAAGGCAAGCACAGCCACCAGCACGCCTGA
- the pepD gene encoding beta-Ala-His dipeptidase, whose product MNEHLEQLTPQPLWRHFRTLCNTPRPSEHEAELVAILEQWAERHGLAHDRDDFGNLRIRKPATPGHEAAPGIILQGHLDMVAQANADHPHDFARDPIETYIDEGWLKARHTTLGADNGLGVAAALALLEDATLVHGPLEALFTLEEESSMGGALQLAENWLEGGVLLNLDSEDRGEVFIGCAGGADIVVEAQLPTAKPGADEVAVQLSLTGLVGGHSGIDIHRGRGNANRLLVRVLRVLEAYDIRLVSYRGGTLRNAIPREAFATLVLPADEVSAAQSRVAALEQVLRGELAGVDENLSLSMTPLEAEPAQALNGHASHMLLAALNVAPYGVERMSSTVPGVVETSNNLGVVSLDAGRFHLCALVRSLRDTAVEAMADRFRGLFDLIGARTRVENAYPGWTPAPDSALLARFCRLHRQHVGSEPAVKVIHAGLECGILAGKYPGLEMISFGPSIRGAHSPDERVELSSVEEFWELLRALVEDLASDSA is encoded by the coding sequence ATGAACGAACATCTCGAGCAACTCACGCCGCAGCCGCTGTGGCGCCACTTCCGCACCCTGTGCAATACGCCGCGGCCTTCGGAACACGAGGCCGAGCTGGTGGCCATTCTCGAGCAGTGGGCCGAGCGGCACGGGCTTGCCCACGACCGCGACGACTTCGGCAACCTGCGTATTCGCAAGCCGGCCACACCCGGACACGAGGCCGCCCCGGGCATCATTCTGCAGGGACATCTCGACATGGTGGCCCAGGCCAACGCCGACCATCCCCACGACTTTGCCCGCGACCCGATCGAGACCTACATCGATGAGGGCTGGCTGAAGGCCCGGCACACCACGCTGGGTGCCGACAATGGCCTCGGCGTGGCGGCGGCGTTGGCGCTCCTTGAGGACGCAACGCTGGTTCACGGTCCGCTGGAAGCACTGTTCACCCTCGAGGAGGAATCATCGATGGGCGGCGCATTGCAGTTGGCCGAGAATTGGCTCGAGGGTGGCGTGCTGCTCAATCTGGACTCGGAAGACCGCGGCGAAGTGTTCATCGGCTGCGCCGGCGGTGCAGACATCGTGGTCGAGGCCCAACTGCCCACGGCGAAACCGGGAGCCGACGAAGTCGCTGTGCAGCTCTCCCTGACTGGGCTGGTCGGAGGTCACTCGGGCATCGACATACATCGCGGTCGCGGCAATGCCAACCGCCTGCTGGTCCGAGTGCTGCGGGTGCTGGAGGCTTATGACATCCGCCTGGTCAGCTATCGTGGCGGCACTCTGCGCAACGCCATCCCGCGCGAGGCTTTCGCCACCTTGGTACTGCCCGCCGATGAGGTCAGTGCTGCCCAGAGCCGCGTGGCGGCGCTGGAGCAGGTGCTGCGCGGCGAGCTGGCAGGGGTCGACGAGAACCTGTCGCTGAGCATGACGCCGCTCGAGGCTGAGCCCGCCCAAGCGCTCAATGGCCATGCCAGCCACATGCTGCTGGCGGCGCTCAACGTGGCGCCCTACGGCGTGGAGCGCATGAGCAGCACGGTGCCCGGCGTGGTGGAAACCTCCAACAACCTTGGCGTGGTGAGCCTCGACGCGGGCCGTTTTCATCTCTGTGCCCTGGTGCGCTCGCTGCGGGACACCGCGGTGGAGGCCATGGCCGACCGCTTCCGCGGCCTGTTCGATCTCATCGGTGCGCGTACCCGGGTCGAGAATGCCTATCCCGGCTGGACGCCGGCGCCCGACAGCGCCTTGCTGGCGCGCTTTTGTCGTCTGCATCGTCAGCACGTGGGTAGCGAGCCGGCGGTCAAGGTGATTCACGCGGGGCTTGAGTGCGGCATCTTGGCCGGCAAGTACCCTGGGCTCGAGATGATCTCGTTCGGCCCATCGATCCGCGGGGCGCATTCGCCCGACGAGCGGGTGGAGCTGAGTTCGGTGGAGGAGTTCTGGGAGTTGTTGCGGGCTTTGGTTGAAGATCTGGCCAGCGACTCAGCGTAG
- a CDS encoding tRNA(Met) cytidine acetyltransferase TmcA, which translates to MTETAAAQSLNDWRKRLQACGWRGLVWLVGAPETSRRQASALWQAHDWLMPCWVSPISPEAPFDEAWLPPAKARMRLGGEHDLIVFDAASPEAGFDADAFGALSGTLRAGGLLVLLTPPHAAATSRYMARLCRRLSQAAGVVRWPAGGPPLLPELGASQPRSGRVSNDPDCLTSDQAEAVRRLVGLRRRRPLVLTADRGRGKSAALGIACARLMEARQERIWVTAPRPEAVVALFDRLEALCRLGRREGNRFVDPRGGCVEFIAPDELSARVERGEAGGQGSWLLVDEAAAIPAAMLGQWLAAFPRIAFATTVYGYEGSGRGFALRFRQRLERQAPDWREFHLAAPVRWTEGDPLERLVSDLLLLDAEPPPPMAAATLETVRWQRPALAADEAALGEIFGLLVQAHYRTTPADLQRLLDEPGLNVTTLTDGAHTQAVAVCAEEGGFEPELAERVARGERRLPGHLLAQSLAAHAGSREALTARLRRVQRIAVNPQHRCQGLGRRLLEHERKIAREAGIDLLGASFGAEPGLLSFWQSLGFRAVRLGLSRETSTGEYAVMVVAPLSPGGETLAETLTERFQRLLPALLAFELAELDPQVALALLAEGMPEPLSDGERSDIFDVAHGHREPALVRPALQGLVQRAATAGCRDDELAWLAAWAFQGRDMAWLAARSGAKGRRQVMDRLRSVVARFLDGDPAMF; encoded by the coding sequence ATGACCGAGACGGCAGCTGCACAGAGCCTCAACGACTGGCGCAAGCGGCTGCAAGCTTGCGGCTGGCGTGGCCTGGTCTGGCTGGTCGGGGCTCCCGAGACGTCCCGCCGCCAGGCTTCCGCCCTGTGGCAGGCGCATGACTGGTTGATGCCTTGCTGGGTATCGCCGATATCGCCCGAGGCACCATTCGACGAGGCTTGGCTGCCTCCCGCCAAAGCCAGGATGCGGCTGGGTGGCGAGCACGACTTGATCGTGTTCGATGCCGCCTCGCCGGAGGCCGGCTTCGATGCGGATGCCTTCGGTGCCCTGAGCGGCACTCTGCGTGCCGGTGGCCTGCTGGTACTGCTGACGCCGCCACATGCTGCGGCTACCAGCCGCTACATGGCCCGCCTGTGTCGGCGGCTGTCGCAGGCCGCCGGCGTGGTGCGCTGGCCGGCGGGCGGTCCTCCTCTACTGCCCGAGCTTGGCGCGTCACAACCCCGCTCGGGTCGTGTCAGTAATGATCCGGACTGCCTGACGTCCGACCAGGCCGAGGCCGTGAGGCGCCTGGTCGGCCTGCGTCGTCGTCGTCCGCTGGTCCTCACCGCCGACCGCGGCCGAGGCAAGAGCGCGGCGCTCGGCATTGCCTGCGCGCGCCTGATGGAGGCGCGCCAGGAGAGAATCTGGGTGACGGCACCGCGCCCCGAGGCGGTCGTGGCACTATTCGATCGCCTGGAGGCGCTGTGCCGGCTGGGCCGGCGCGAAGGCAATCGCTTCGTCGACCCCCGGGGCGGGTGCGTGGAGTTCATCGCACCCGATGAGCTGAGCGCCAGGGTCGAGCGCGGCGAGGCCGGCGGCCAGGGCAGCTGGTTGCTGGTGGATGAGGCCGCCGCCATTCCCGCGGCCATGCTGGGGCAGTGGCTCGCGGCCTTTCCGCGCATCGCTTTCGCCACTACCGTGTACGGCTACGAGGGCTCCGGGCGCGGTTTCGCCTTGCGCTTTCGCCAACGGCTCGAGCGGCAGGCCCCCGACTGGCGTGAATTTCACCTGGCGGCGCCGGTGCGCTGGACCGAGGGCGATCCGCTTGAGCGGCTGGTCAGCGACCTGCTGCTGCTCGATGCCGAACCGCCCCCGCCCATGGCCGCAGCGACACTGGAGACAGTGCGCTGGCAGCGCCCGGCACTTGCCGCCGATGAGGCGGCCCTGGGCGAGATATTCGGTCTGCTGGTGCAGGCGCACTATCGCACCACGCCGGCCGATCTGCAGCGGCTGCTCGACGAGCCGGGGCTCAACGTCACGACCCTGACCGATGGCGCCCATACCCAGGCCGTTGCGGTGTGTGCCGAGGAGGGGGGCTTCGAGCCCGAGTTGGCCGAGCGGGTGGCACGGGGCGAGCGCCGCCTGCCCGGCCATCTGCTGGCGCAATCGCTGGCTGCCCATGCCGGTTCCCGCGAGGCGCTGACGGCACGCCTGCGTCGCGTGCAACGCATTGCGGTGAATCCACAGCATCGTTGTCAGGGGCTGGGGCGGCGGTTGCTGGAACATGAACGCAAGATTGCGCGCGAGGCGGGCATCGACCTGCTGGGAGCCAGCTTCGGTGCCGAACCGGGACTGCTGTCGTTCTGGCAGTCATTGGGTTTTCGCGCCGTGCGGTTGGGCTTGTCGCGGGAGACCTCCACCGGTGAATACGCCGTCATGGTCGTCGCTCCGCTCTCTCCCGGGGGAGAGACGCTGGCCGAGACGTTGACGGAACGCTTTCAGCGGCTGTTGCCCGCCCTGCTGGCCTTCGAGCTGGCCGAGCTCGATCCCCAGGTGGCGCTGGCGCTGCTGGCCGAAGGGATGCCTGAGCCCTTGAGCGATGGTGAGCGCAGCGATATCTTCGATGTCGCCCATGGTCATCGCGAACCCGCCCTGGTGCGCCCTGCCCTGCAGGGGCTGGTGCAACGTGCGGCAACGGCGGGGTGTCGCGATGACGAGCTTGCCTGGTTGGCCGCCTGGGCCTTCCAGGGTCGCGACATGGCCTGGTTGGCGGCCCGCTCCGGTGCCAAGGGGAGGCGTCAGGTCATGGATCGTCTGCGTAGTGTCGTGGCCCGCTTTCTCGATGGCGACCCGGCCATGTTCTGA
- the dctP gene encoding TRAP transporter substrate-binding protein DctP — MKKTKTQFALTGLAAGIALAAFASSAQAQEQWTMTTTWPDNLDLIEIDRHWVELVNQLAGDELQIEFRAGGTLMPGTEVFDATETGSIEAAGDWPGYWAGLSPAFSPLATTTSLFNGVDYLNWIMQWGGWELYQEVYGQYNMVYLPYGITNNESGFRGGTPIESIADLEGKRLRLSGRDQGRVLEQLGGSQVTLAGGEIYQAIERGVVDGAEFSTPGVDYKAGFNEVADYWSVPGWHQSASVFGVMINKDAWDALSEETQEKLKIAAEANLAWSLAWSERESTEGTVKFIEDGTEINQLSEEDLARIQEITNEVIIQGACEDPMHAKVYHSMISYMEHYANWRDVSVPYNMSRVTENLPPLEEIESCMNQ; from the coding sequence ATGAAAAAAACGAAGACGCAGTTCGCCCTCACCGGTCTGGCTGCCGGCATCGCCCTGGCAGCCTTCGCCTCCTCCGCCCAGGCACAGGAACAGTGGACCATGACCACCACCTGGCCGGACAACCTGGATCTGATCGAGATCGACCGCCACTGGGTGGAGCTGGTCAACCAATTGGCCGGCGACGAGCTGCAGATCGAGTTTCGCGCCGGCGGCACGCTGATGCCCGGCACCGAAGTGTTCGACGCCACCGAGACCGGCAGCATCGAGGCCGCAGGCGACTGGCCCGGCTACTGGGCCGGCCTCTCCCCGGCCTTCTCGCCACTGGCCACCACCACCAGCCTGTTCAATGGCGTTGACTACCTCAACTGGATCATGCAGTGGGGTGGCTGGGAGCTCTATCAAGAGGTTTATGGCCAGTACAACATGGTCTACCTGCCCTACGGCATCACCAATAACGAATCCGGCTTCCGCGGCGGCACGCCGATCGAGAGCATCGCCGACCTGGAGGGCAAGCGCCTGCGCCTCTCCGGCCGCGATCAGGGTCGCGTACTCGAGCAGTTGGGCGGTTCCCAGGTCACCCTGGCGGGCGGCGAAATCTACCAGGCCATCGAGCGTGGCGTCGTCGACGGTGCCGAGTTCTCCACGCCCGGAGTCGACTACAAGGCCGGCTTCAACGAGGTCGCCGACTACTGGTCCGTACCGGGCTGGCACCAGTCCGCCAGCGTATTCGGCGTAATGATCAACAAGGACGCCTGGGACGCTCTCTCCGAGGAGACCCAGGAGAAGCTGAAGATCGCCGCCGAGGCCAACCTGGCCTGGTCATTGGCCTGGTCGGAGCGCGAATCCACCGAGGGTACGGTCAAGTTCATCGAGGATGGCACCGAGATCAACCAGCTATCCGAGGAGGACCTGGCCCGTATTCAGGAGATCACCAACGAGGTCATCATCCAGGGCGCTTGCGAGGATCCGATGCACGCCAAGGTCTACCACTCCATGATCAGCTATATGGAGCACTACGCAAACTGGCGCGATGTTTCGGTGCCTTACAACATGAGCCGCGTAACCGAAAATCTTCCCCCGCTGGAGGAGATCGAGTCCTGCATGAATCAGTAA
- a CDS encoding TRAP transporter small permease subunit: MNAIARAIDALNEGFGRLIAPLLAVITLIVIYDIAMRFLIGRPSDWAFDVTKMLFGAHFMLMAAYGLRHHAHVEVDVLKRLLSRRKRALIDILGYLIFFIPFIWMLLTYGWNFFERSFSRSETTYGMIAIPVYPVKGVIVVAAALILLQAIAIVIRAVQELNREEPA, translated from the coding sequence ATGAATGCCATTGCCAGGGCCATCGATGCCCTTAACGAGGGGTTCGGACGTTTGATCGCCCCGCTACTCGCCGTGATCACCCTGATCGTGATCTACGACATCGCCATGCGCTTCCTCATCGGGCGTCCCAGCGACTGGGCCTTCGATGTCACCAAGATGCTGTTCGGCGCACACTTCATGCTGATGGCCGCCTACGGTCTGCGCCACCACGCGCATGTCGAGGTGGATGTACTCAAGCGCCTGCTGTCGCGGCGTAAACGAGCCCTCATCGATATTCTCGGTTACTTGATCTTCTTCATTCCGTTCATCTGGATGCTGCTCACCTACGGCTGGAACTTCTTCGAGCGCTCCTTCAGCCGCAGCGAAACCACCTACGGCATGATCGCCATCCCCGTCTATCCGGTTAAGGGCGTGATCGTGGTAGCCGCCGCGCTGATCCTGCTGCAGGCCATCGCCATCGTCATCCGCGCCGTTCAGGAACTGAACCGGGAGGAGCCAGCATGA